TGCGGCCACGGCCCGTTCCTGCGGCAGACTTCCGCCCATGGACATTGCAATCCGGCCGGTCGAGCCCGCCGAGCACGCTCTCCTCGGCGAGATCACCGCCGAGGCCTATCTCGGCGACGGGCTCCTGGACTACGGCACCGACGACCCGTACCTGGCGAAGCTGCGCGACGTGCCCCGCCGGGCCGCCGAGGCCGAGGTTCTGGTGGCCGTCGACGCGCAGGGCCGCGTCCTGGGCGGGGTCGCCTACGCCCCGCCGGGAAATCCGTGGGCCGACATCGCAGCGGCGGACGAGGCCGAGTTCCGGATGCTGGCGGTCTCCCGCGAGGCCCGTGGAGCCGGGGCGGGTGAGGCCCTCGTACGGGCCTGTATCGACCGCGCACGGGGCACCGCGGGCGTCACCGGCCTTGTCCTGTCGACGCTCCCGGCGATGCGCGGCGCCCATAGGATCTACGGGCGCCTCGGCTTCGTACGGACCCCCGAGAGGGACTGGAATCCCATCGACGACCTCAAGCTGCTGGCCTACCGTCTGGACCTCCACCCCGCGCCGTGAGCGCGCACTGAGATCACGTACGACACAACATGTGGGGGCTGCCTCATCCGGCAGCCCCCACATGTATGCTCGTGCTCGCTGTCGCCGCAGGGAAATCCGGTGCGAATCCGGAACTGTCCCGCAACGGTGTGTTCGGTGTGCTTTTGCGCACCCGAGTCCGAGGTCCTGCCGACAGCGCATCCGGCTCGACCGATCCGGATGCC
This genomic interval from Streptomyces sp. NBC_00464 contains the following:
- a CDS encoding GNAT family N-acetyltransferase; translated protein: MDIAIRPVEPAEHALLGEITAEAYLGDGLLDYGTDDPYLAKLRDVPRRAAEAEVLVAVDAQGRVLGGVAYAPPGNPWADIAAADEAEFRMLAVSREARGAGAGEALVRACIDRARGTAGVTGLVLSTLPAMRGAHRIYGRLGFVRTPERDWNPIDDLKLLAYRLDLHPAP